The DNA segment GTCCTCGGCTTTGTGGAGGGCGATCTTGAACCTTTATGGTGTTCAATTGGGTGAATAGCTCTATCTACTCTTTTCTTATTACCTTTTAATATGGTAGTTTAGACTCAACCTGCCTCAATTTGTTATAGGTTGATGCTTTATGTGCTTCATATCTCTATTTGTTTTTGGTTCAATACAAGAAGGATAAATTTCTCTCCAGATTTGATGCCATCATACTGGTGGTATCTACTTTTTCTACTAGACTGACTTGTGTTCACTTGACTTTATTTCAGACAAGATAGAAATGAGGTTTGGTGGCTTAGTCAGTACATCTAATATCGTGAAAGAGAACATAGTAACAGTGCAATCTGAATCTGACCTCCTATGGACgatttttataaaaaaagaatGAAGGATGCAGCTTACAAATGACACAAATGAAGAGCCAAATTTTGCTAGATGAATCGTGGGTGCTGACCTCTATTTTCTGTTCAATTCTTTCCAGATAAAGAAGTTTCACAGAGTTTGAAAATTGTTGGGGTTCTTATTTTTTTTGGGAATATAGTATCTCTCCAGTCCGATTGTGTGTTGGCACACAACAGATTTCTTTGGCGTTAAGTGCTTGTATTGCAATAGTCTTGGGGAAACAAACAACATGGGTTCTTACGAGTAAAGAGTACTTATGGGGGGTTAACTTTGATTATCAACTTCTGTTTATGTGCTTGATTCATTAAACGCATTTGGTCCAGCAGTTCTCTAATCTTTTGTATACATAACTCTTTTACCATTATAATGAAACATGGAgaagtatattttttattttgcggTGATACACTGACATGTCTGCAGTTGGTAAATACGGAAGATTGCAATATAAATGAGAGAAAGGGTTCGCACGTTCAATTGCTCGTAGAAAGGGGATTGTTTGAAAATTGTTCCTAATGGTGTTTAATTCTCGGGCACCAACATTCATCATGCTTAAGAGGAACTACCAAATATTTGCTACTTAAAAATTAGAATGACCAAAAGATGGTAGACGATTTCGTTTTAGAAAATGTAATGGTGAAATCATATTCGAATCTGATTCCGCGAAAGGTAGAGTACCAGCTCGTGTCTCTCTTTAAGGTGTTATGCGTTTATATGCACCGATAACATATATAGTATATCTCTCTGTCTTCGCCATGAGAAGGAAAGATAACAAAGATTAAAAGGCACCAAGTGTGTGCGTAAATCAAGCATTTTAACCGAATGACAAGTTGAAGCGCAAATACACATCTGACAAACTTTGCTgctcctttgaaccttgctacTTTACTATAGTTTTCTAAAATTAAATGAAAATATATCACTTGCACTTGAAACATATCTATGTTTAATATACAAAGACACGTCTATATTTTTGAGTAAACTTTTTTCGATTAAGACCAATACAATTTCTTTTGGAAAACACCAAAGTCCAAATGATATCGAGTAATGAATAATAATCTACTACTCGTGCAATAATAACACTTGATTTCGCGATTCAGTAGAGGAATGGactatgaaaaagaaaaaaaattattttttccaactttgagttccaagttaAAAATTCAACTAAAATATATATAGTGGCGTCACCCGGACTTGAACAGGAGACCTTTGTGTTAGATTGACATCATAACCAACTACACCACGACAGGATTGCCTTACCTCTTTTCAATATATTTTATATCTCGGACAGGTTCTCTTTTGGCGGCAAATATTCTGAACAGTAATCAAATTGAAACCATAGGGTTTTGTTGCTTGGTTTGATTTCTGGTCCTTGGAGCTCCACTACTCAATAATCAGTTAAAAGCTTAAAAAATTGCAGATATGCATCCCTAAGTTCTCAGCATGAAGTCGATTTGATACCTTACAGGTACCGGCATTGCCCTGTAATTGAGCGCCATTGAAATGGACGGAGGACCAGCAGCTTCACCGTCGACTATAAAGCCCATAAACAAGGGCGTCGTGCATAGAATTTGTGCTGGTCAAGTTATTTTGGACCTTTCCTCCGCCGTCAAGGAGTTGGTTGAGAACAGCTTGGACGCCGGCGCCACCAGCATCGAGGTTTCGCTCAAAGACTATGGCGCTGAATCCTTCCAGGTTATCGACAACGGTTGTGGCATCTCGCCTCACAATTTCAAGGTCTCTCTTTGCCGTTCTATTTTCTGCTCTTGTCCTAAATTTTTGTCACTCTCTCTTCCATTTGCTTGTTATTTGTGAATAAGCCAGTAAAATCGTGTTTTGTGTGTgtctctctgtgtgtgtgtgtgtattatgCATACAGACACCCACACTTATGCGGTTATGCCtgtatatgtgtatgtgtgtAGGCTTTCTCCATACTACTATCTATTTTCAATCAATTTGTGTCTTGTGTGTGTTTTGTGTGTCTTTATGTATATGTGTATATGTGTCATGTGTGTGTTTTGTGTGTGTTTATGTAAATGTGTGTGCCAGTGTGTGTAATTGTGTATCTATATGTGGGGtgtttccttatgtatcacatttAAACTTTCTCTATGCTAATCTCTATTTTCAATCAAGGTTGTCTCTTGTCCTCTGTAGCTCCCTTGCTGCTGGTTTTCACTGTTTGTTAATATTTCTTAGTTTGTGCTGATTAAGTGCACTGTTTGTCGTGTTCATTGAGAATTGGTCTAATGGTACAAAGTGGTGTGTGTTTGGTTTTGAAGGTACTGACGCTAAAACATCATACCTCAAAACTATCAGATTTTCCTGATCTTCAGTCATTAGCGACTTTTGGATTTAGAGGGGAGGCATTGAGTTCACTTTGTGCTTTAGGGGATTTGATGGTTGAAACAAGAACAAAGAATGAGCAAGTGGCGACACTCTTGACTTTTGATCGTTCGGGCCTTCTGTTAGCTGAAAGGAACACAGCTCGCCAAGTTGGTACCACTGTCACTGTTAAGAAGTTGTTCTCCACTTTACCAGTGCGAAGTAAAGAGTTTCACCGCAACATCCGAAAGGAATATGGAAAGCTTATTACATTGCTGAATGTATGATGCCTTTAATCTGCATTATCTACTTGCCTTTGGCTACTGATTTCTTAGGAAGAATTTAATTGTAATTCAACAAAATAATTGAAGATCAAAATTTCAACTGGTGCCTTCAAATCTGTAGGACAGTTCGTGGTGGTATAATTCGATTCAGTTCAAGTTGGTTCAGACTTCAAGCTCCAAACTTTTATGTGTTACAGTAGCACTCCTGTCTTTGACATTTTGGAGGACATTGATTTTTAAACTTAGAAATTTGTTGAACATACTTATTTCaaccaaaaaaggaaaaaaaagagttaaAAGAAGAGAATTTTCTCACTATATTGGAAATATATTATTAATCATTCTATTTGAGGTATCTCGATAATGAATAATTATCTAACTGACACCGTATTGTAGATGAATTTGTATATTAGCAGTTGTGCTGTGTTTGTGCTGTAGTGTTTTTTGAATATTCTTTATATGTCTTCTAATTCTTCTTTTTTTCGATCGGAAATACTTAAAGTAAGTTGGAAATACCTGACTGAATTTGAGtccctttataaactcaaattCTAAGAGGGATGCAACTGTGTAAAATAGAGATCTTCCTTGGAAAATAAGGTTCCTGTCTATATAGAAGATTGGGTGCAATTTGTAGAGAACCATATTTTTGTGTAAGTTCTCTGCTTTTTTGGTATACATCATAAGGGAGATTTTCCCACTTTAATGAAATTGATTTACTTCATCAAAAAAACCCTTTGCTTCTGGCAATTCTAAGTCGCATTTTGCTATAACCTTGGTGACCAAATCATCCATGTTAGGCTTCTTATATAATTTTTTCTTGTCAATATTTTTAATCTTAATAAGAGATTATAGGCATGACATCCTGTTGAAGAAGTATTTTTATGCTTTAGTTGTTTAAGTTATTTAAATTTTTTGTCTTTCTTGCACTCCTAGGCCTATGCTGTTATTTCTAAGGGAGTCAGAATAGTTTGCACGAACACAGCTGTAAGAAATGCAAAGTCTGTAGTTCTGAAGACTCAGGGAAGTGGATCCCTGAAAGATAACATCATAACAGTATTTGGTATGAGTACCTTTACTTGTCTGGAGCCTCTTAAAGTATGTACTTCTGATGGTTGCACAGTTGAAGGATTCATTTCTAAGCCTGGTTATGGTAGTGGACGCAATATAGGGGATCGACAATACTTTTTTGTGAATGGACGGCCAGTAGATATGCCAAAAGTTGGCAAGCTTGTCAATGAGTTGTACAGAGGTGCAAACTCTCGACAATATCCCATTGCAATCATGGACTTCACGATCCCACCCAGAGCATTTGATGTCAACGTAACTcctgataaaagaaaaatatttctgTCCGATGAAGGCTCCATATTGCATTCTTTGAGAGAAGCTTTAGAGAAGATATACTCATCAAATCATGCTAGTTATGCTGTTAATAGTTTCCAAGAGGTTTCTGAAGAAAAACATACATCCACTCATTCCCAACTCGAGGCCTTTCAGTTTCAATCCAAGCAATTATTGTCAGATAGCGATGATACTCAGGAAGGTGACTGCATTGGGGAGCTACATAAAGATGGCCACTATCTCAAAAAACCTCTAAAGGAATTAAAAGATACTTCTGTCACGGGCATGTTAAATGATGGAAACAGGTCAACAGAGAAACACTTCAGTCTTCGATTCCATGGAAAGAAGAAAGACAATCGCAGTTCCAGAAGTCCCTGGAAGGAAGTCGGAGGTCTGATTACTGCTGATGGACAAGCACTCACCCCAGGATCAAAAGATAAAAGCTGTATCGATAATGCACATTATGTGGATCATGCAACCATTGTCCAGTCATCACTCACCAAATTTGTTACAGTAAATAAGAGAAAGCACGAGAGTATGGGTACTGCATTATCTGAGGTACCTCTCCTGAGAAATAGATCGACTGTATGTCCTTCAGGAGAAGACAATTATTTGAAGGATACGACATCCTTAAGATCTCCAGATAATCCAGTTAAGGCTGATAAGTGTGATGAATTAACCAGTGATAAGTCTGGATCTTCCAAGTTCACAAAGATAGATAGATTTCTTCATCAAGTGAAGCAGTCAAGAACGGACACAGTCCTTGATCAAACAAATAATTTAATTCGGCCTGGAAATAGTatacaaaatggaaaatttgaggaGGTAAGAGAGAACTAGTAGATATTTcctttctgagtttttctaactaTCCTTGCTTTGTTGGATTAGAATTATAGTTGCAACAGGAGACAATTTCAATTCATTCTCTATGCTATTTTTGTTAGTCCTGTTAGTTTTGAACCATTTCATTTTCAGGAGCATGAGGTTCAAATGAACGAGTTATGTGTGACTGAATCGGTGCTTGTTAATTCTACTTGCAACAACATTCACGATGTGTCAGAAAATATGGTAGATGCTGTTTCTTTTGAACAACCTGCTAGTCTGACTTTGGATGCTCCTAAGGCTTCATCTGATTTAAAGATTGGTTCGACATTGCAATTTAGTGTGAACGACCTCATATCAAGAAGGAAGCAGAGACTGTCAAGATTGCAACTCCTTAATCGTACATCTCAAAGAATGAAAACAAAAATGTACTATACAGTAATTTCCTTTGACTTGGGAAAAGAGCTTTTGGTCTTTCAATTAGTTAAAAGAAATTCTTTAATGGCTTCAGTAGGGATTATGCTGCAGCTACCCTGGAGCTCACCGAATCAGAAAATGAAGTGGCCAAGGAAAAGGCTTTGATTGCTGCTACCAGTGAGCTGGAGAGACTTTTCAAGAAAGAAGATTTTACTAAAATGAAGGTCCAAAACTCATCCATTAGTATTCAAAAGCAAACCTGTATTATCATTTTAATCTGCCAATAAGTTTGTTTCCTGTTCTTGCTGGAAGGTAAGATTGTTTTAGGATCTCCATGGAGCATTCTTTTCTTTCATCCACACCCCTACCTTATTAGACCCCACCTCTAACAAAAAAAATTgcagttttctgatttttgtttgcATCTGAATGTTTCAGTTAAATATTCCGTAGTTGGTTTGATTGAGGATATTGTGGCACTGGGGTGTTCTCACGCTGCATTGTTTTTTCCAGTCAATAGCACTTAGAAACGCCCCAATTGACATTCTTAGCATTCCTTGGTCCCAAATTGAATATGTCCACCTCTTTCTTCTGTGTCGTAAATAATATCATCTGCTTCTTTAAAGGTGTCAGTtcaaatctttttctttttttctttgttcggATAAGGTACAGTTTAATTGTACCTTATAAACCCACTTCTTCACTCCGTAATGCAACTCTGAAGTGCAGTCTGAACATGTTCCCTCATTTAACGCTAGATAATACTCATTTTCAATTTCAGCTATTCTTTGTAAAATCAATCCAATCCAAGGCATGACAGGAGTCACTATTTGCATTTTGGAATTTGTCTGATCTCTTTTTCCTCTCTTTACACCATGAAACCTTCAGTGTTCTGACTTAAATTATTGTAACAGATTTGCTAGTCCATAATAAGTGATTTTTGTCGTCCTCTCTTGGATATGCTGATATAAACCTACTCTTTTGAACTTCTTAGTATTTGCAGAGCTGTTTTTGTGCTATATATCTGTAAAATGTGAGTTTTATTGCATGCTATTTGGTTGTCATACTTCCAACACTAAATGCGGTCAAGCACTAGTTTATTTACATGCAACTGGCAATCATTCCATGTCCGTGTTTACTTTTGTCATTAGTAGTTTAAGAAGAAATGCAGAGTTTTAGTATCAGCATTTGAAAATTCTCAACTTCAAAATTTGGTTATGCAGGTGATTGGGCAATTCAATCTTGGATTCATTATAGGCAGGTTGGATGAGGACCTTTTTATTATTGATCAGGTATTATTCCGTTGCTTTTGTATACTGACCTCTCTGTAGTAAAAGTAAATTAGTCTATCATTTGAGTTTGGTTTTTGAATGTTGCTTATGTGATTTGAATTGGatgatctctctctctctctctctctttttcatttttctttggtTGGTCAGCATGCTGCAGACGAGAAGTATAATTTTGAGCGTCTGTCACAGTCAACTATCTTGAATCAGCAACCTTTGCTTCGGTGAGGGTCTTCATTCTCCTGCTATGTGTTTTGTGTAAGATTGTTTTTAAGTTCATAATGGATCAAGATAGATGCAATCCCTCCAACACAATAGTAGCTGGAAAATGATGTGTTTTTATTAAGCTAAATCTATACTGATGTTACTTTACTCGACCAAAAGAATAAATGGATTAccttctctttttccttctcaATAAGTCATTTTGCACGATAAAAAGAGCAGCATAAATTTTAAAAGCAGGGACTGGGAGAAGACTTTATTTTTGTCCCTTGTGTTTTGTTTCTTTAATTGCTTCTAATGGGATTTGAGCTACTTTTACTCGAAGCGACTAAACAAGTTTACATGCCAAATCATATCTTGATGCTTCAATCTTAAAGTAGTAACTTGTTATCTGGTTTGAGTTGGTGCAGGATTTGGTGAATGATTTTGTGATTATCTCTGCTTTTATCTTTCACCCGTAATGTGGGAAGTCACTAGATGTTGAAACTCGGAACAACTAGTGGATTAATCAAAATATTCTCTTCTTGGTGTCATGGCTAGATAATCTGAAAAGTAAGATCAGTAGGCCCGTATGGTTGATGTATGTCATAAGTTGGCTCATGCAGATGCTAGGTCAAAGTTATAATCCTCGTAATTCATCTTTTCCATATTTCATGCTAAAGATGATAAATTAGCATTTATGTTGGCCTCTCAAAATTGAGTTCATATCCCTCAACTACATTTACATTCTCCGGCTTGAAAATTTTGGACATTTCTCACAAATATGCCCCCCTCCCCAAAGAAGGGAGTCCCAAGACTCTGTCTCTTTTATGAAGATATGGCCCTTGGAACTAACTCAACCCAAAAGCTAACTCATGAGGGGAGGATTGCCGAAGACCACAACCCATTCCCTCAACCATTGTGAGACTTAACACTCCCCCACACGCTCAGAACTCGACTGCAGGGTGAATTGGGGCCCAAGATTGAAAAACACAACAACAGGGACCGATGGGTCTAGCTCTGTTACCTTGTGATAATATGGCCCTTGGGCTAACTCACGAGGGAAGGATTGCccaagaccatataaggagaTCACAACCCATTCCCTCAACCAATGTGGGACGTAACAGCACTGTAGTGGTGCAAGTTCTCAAATTGACATGCTACTCCATTTGACATGTTGATCTATTGAGAGTCATGCAATCTGTTCGGAATATTGCAGGTGAAATTACATGTTTATAAGTTATTTATGCATGATGACTAGTTGCTCTGATTGCTGAACCTTTATCGTTCTCCCATATCATCTGTTTTGTCCTGGCAACAGGGATGGGTTATGGGTTGTAATTAATATCAGTTATCTTTGAAGGTGTAATGCTATATTCTATAGTAGAATTGTTGTGGATTGGAGCTGCTGTAAGTTGTAATATTTCTTTTCTGCATCCCTCGAGAACTTTTTATTCCTGGCTCCAAATGTAATTCTTTCTTTCTTGAATCTAGGCCCTTGAAGATGGAGTTATCGCCTGAAGAAGAAATAGTTATTTCCATCCACAATGATACTTTTAGGTGATTGAGAATCCTTATTGCTCTTGTTTATGGTGAATTCTTATTGGcatttcttttcatcatttggTTGTGTTTCTGCCTGAAAGATCTGCAGTATGGTTATGTTCAACTTCTGAGGTTAAGATGACATGATTTCAACCTTTGCATGCTATCCTTAACTTTATCAACCTGTTTGAAAAGTCAAAGGCATGACTGCACTGATGCTTAAGCCAATCAGTCAGTTGTTAGGGATAAGCAGTCCTTTACTTTTTAACTTAAATCAGAATAAATAAATATGTCATTTGTTGTTTAATTCTTTTATCTAGTTTGTCACATCACACTCTCTTCTTCATTTGGTTGGTCTAATGTTATGATTATCTTGTCCTCCCATTCTTTGCACCCTAACACATATTATCTTTTCCTCCCATTCTTTGCACTCTAACGCATATTTCTCCTGGCAAAAAATATGAGAGAAAAAAATTTGCTggaatttgtggtgaagttcaaagggaaatctatttgggggggggggtagagGCAAGGGTAGGAGGGCTTTGGCTATTTCTTAATGAAGTTGAGAATTATACGTTGGAATGTTAGGGGCATGaatgataaaaagaaaagaaacttggTAGATTTGCTTTTCAGAAATTGGAACGCAGACATTGTTTGTCTTTTTGAAACAAAGATAAGTGGTCTAATTCAGGAAGGTATTAAACAAGTTGGGGTTGAATTGGAGGCTCAAGGAAATAGTGGGAGAATTGTGGTGTATTGGGACAAAAGGAGATGGAAATGCAAGGAGAAATTGTTGGACAGCATTCTGTTACTACTTTTATGGAGGAGGAAAATACTGGCTTTGACTGCACATTCACAGGGGTATATGCACCTTGTGATCGGAAGATAAGGAGGAGCTTGTGGAAAGAGATGGGTGCAATCTATGGCTTGATTTCACAGCCATGGGTTATTGTTGGAGATTTTAATGTGGTCAGATTTGAAGCAGAAAAGGAAGGGAATGCGAGAAGCACTAGAGCTATGAGGGAATTTTCCAGATTAATTGATGATTTATCTTTACTGGATCCTCCACTTCATGGTGGCAAATACACTTGGTTTAGGGGGGGAAATAGTACATGTGCCTCTAGAATAGACAGAATCCTCTTTTGCTGAACGATGGGATGAGCAATTTAAACTCTTAAAACAAAGAGTGTTGCCCAGGGTTACTTCAGACAATTGTCCCATTCTGCTAGAATGTGGGGATTGGAGTAAGGGAACGGGTTATTTTAAATTCGAGGACATGTGGCTTGAACATAAAGATTTCAGTGATTTGGCTGATAATTGGTGGAACTCATACAATGTACTTGGCAGAGCTGATGAAGTCCTGGCTAAAAAGCTGAAATTATTGAAAGAAGACTTGAAAAAGTGGAATAGAAAGATCTTTGGCAATCTGATAGAAAGGAAAATTAAGGCTTCGGAAAAAATAGAAGTCTTGGATCAAAGAGCAATTTTGACTCAAAGTTCTGATCAAGCTGAGGCTAAAAGGTGTGCTATCCAAAGTGAGCTAGAAAATATTGCCAAAGCAGAGGAAATGTCTTGGAGACAAAAGTCCAGATGTTTATGGATTGATCATGGAGATAGAAATACCAGTTTCTTTCATAAACAGGCAAATGTGCCTAAAAGGTACAACTGCATTGACAAGATTGTTATAGAAGGTGAATTGACTGAAGATGATATATTAATAAAGGAACATATTCTGGGATTTTATAAAAGTTTGTTTACAGAACCTGAAGCATGAAGGCAAAAATGATTAGGAGACGATCTAAGCAAGCTGACGGAGAAGGAGAAAGAATGGGTATAAAGATTTGTTACAATGGAAGAAGTGGAAACGGCTTATTTTAAGGGAGAGCTCCAGGTCCAGATGGTTTTAATCTCCACTTCTTTCAGAAATGTTGAAGTACAGTAAAAAATAATGTATGGAacactaatttttttttcttttttcaagaaGGTAATTTCACTAAGAGTTTTAATGCTACATTTATTGCCTTGATACCAAAAAAGAAAGATGTTGGGAAATAAAAGACTACAGGCCAATTAGCTTCCTGGGAAGTGTATATAAAATAATTGCTAAACTGCTGGCAAAAAGGATCAAGGTGGTGATGGGAAATTTGATCTCTGATAATCAGAATGCTTTTATAAAGTGGAGGCAAATAGTTGATGCTTCTATGGTTGCAAATGAGCGTGTAGAGTATTTGATCAGAAACAAAAAGCAAGGAATACTCTATAAATTAGACCTAGAAAAGACATATGATCATATTAATTGGGCATGTGTATTGGATATCATGAGGCGGATGAATTTTGGTGAGAAATGGATAAAATGGATTGAATATTGCATCTCTACCGTAAGATTTTTAGTACTTATTAATGGAAGCCCACAAGATGCTAAAGAAAGCTGAACAATTGGGGTGGATTAAAGGCTTAAATATTGAAAGAAGGGGTGATGCAAGTTGTGTCATCTCGCATATTTTATATGCAGATGATTCCTTACTGATTTGTGAAGCTAAAGAAGAACAAGTCTTTTATCTCAAAGGGGTCCTACTAGTCTTTGAAGCAGTAACGGGTTTGAAGGTGAATTTGGCAAAGAGTAGCATGTTTAGCA comes from the Nicotiana sylvestris chromosome 4, ASM39365v2, whole genome shotgun sequence genome and includes:
- the LOC104238378 gene encoding DNA mismatch repair protein PMS1 isoform X2 produces the protein MDGGPAASPSTIKPINKGVVHRICAGQVILDLSSAVKELVENSLDAGATSIEVSLKDYGAESFQVIDNGCGISPHNFKVLTLKHHTSKLSDFPDLQSLATFGFRGEALSSLCALGDLMVETRTKNEQVATLLTFDRSGLLLAERNTARQVGTTVTVKKLFSTLPVRSKEFHRNIRKEYGKLITLLNAYAVISKGVRIVCTNTAVRNAKSVVLKTQGSGSLKDNIITVFGMSTFTCLEPLKVCTSDGCTVEGFISKPGYGSGRNIGDRQYFFVNGRPVDMPKVGKLVNELYRGANSRQYPIAIMDFTIPPRAFDVNVTPDKRKIFLSDEGSILHSLREALEKIYSSNHASYAVNSFQEVSEEKHTSTHSQLEAFQFQSKQLLSDSDDTQEGDCIGELHKDGHYLKKPLKELKDTSVTGMLNDGNRSTEKHFSLRFHGKKKDNRSSRSPWKEVGGLITADGQALTPGSKDKSCIDNAHYVDHATIVQSSLTKFVTVNKRKHESMGTALSEVPLLRNRSTVCPSGEDNYLKDTTSLRSPDNPVKADKCDELTSDKSGSSKFTKIDRFLHQVKQSRTDTVLDQTNNLIRPGNSIQNGKFEEEHEVQMNELCVTESVLVNSTCNNIHDVSENMVDAVSFEQPASLTLDAPKASSDLKIGSTLQFSVNDLISRRKQRLSRLQLLNRTSQRMKTKMDYAAATLELTESENEVAKEKALIAATSELERLFKKEDFTKMKVIGQFNLGFIIGRLDEDLFIIDQHAADEKYNFERLSQSTILNQQPLLRPLKMELSPEEEIVISIHNDTFRRNGFLLEEDLHAPPGHRFKLKAVPFSKNITFGVADVKELIAILADSQEECSMMGTYKDDTANSLCPPRVRAMLASRACKSSIVIGDPLGRNEMQKILDNLSRLKSPWNCPHGRPTMRHLVDLRTVHRRIEADENETAL
- the LOC104238378 gene encoding DNA mismatch repair protein PMS1 isoform X1; amino-acid sequence: MDGGPAASPSTIKPINKGVVHRICAGQVILDLSSAVKELVENSLDAGATSIEVSLKDYGAESFQVIDNGCGISPHNFKVLTLKHHTSKLSDFPDLQSLATFGFRGEALSSLCALGDLMVETRTKNEQVATLLTFDRSGLLLAERNTARQVGTTVTVKKLFSTLPVRSKEFHRNIRKEYGKLITLLNAYAVISKGVRIVCTNTAVRNAKSVVLKTQGSGSLKDNIITVFGMSTFTCLEPLKVCTSDGCTVEGFISKPGYGSGRNIGDRQYFFVNGRPVDMPKVGKLVNELYRGANSRQYPIAIMDFTIPPRAFDVNVTPDKRKIFLSDEGSILHSLREALEKIYSSNHASYAVNSFQEVSEEKHTSTHSQLEAFQFQSKQLLSDSDDTQEGDCIGELHKDGHYLKKPLKELKDTSVTGMLNDGNRSTEKHFSLRFHGKKKDNRSSRSPWKEVGGLITADGQALTPGSKDKSCIDNAHYVDHATIVQSSLTKFVTVNKRKHESMGTALSEVPLLRNRSTVCPSGEDNYLKDTTSLRSPDNPVKADKCDELTSDKSGSSKFTKIDRFLHQVKQSRTDTVLDQTNNLIRPGNSIQNGKFEEEHEVQMNELCVTESVLVNSTCNNIHDVSENMVDAVSFEQPASLTLDAPKASSDLKIGSTLQFSVNDLISRRKQRLSRLQLLNRTSQRMKTKIRDYAAATLELTESENEVAKEKALIAATSELERLFKKEDFTKMKVIGQFNLGFIIGRLDEDLFIIDQHAADEKYNFERLSQSTILNQQPLLRPLKMELSPEEEIVISIHNDTFRRNGFLLEEDLHAPPGHRFKLKAVPFSKNITFGVADVKELIAILADSQEECSMMGTYKDDTANSLCPPRVRAMLASRACKSSIVIGDPLGRNEMQKILDNLSRLKSPWNCPHGRPTMRHLVDLRTVHRRIEADENETAL
- the LOC104238378 gene encoding DNA mismatch repair protein PMS1 isoform X3, which gives rise to MDGGPAASPSTIKPINKGVVHRICAGQVILDLSSAVKELVENSLDAGATSIEVSLKDYGAESFQVIDNGCGISPHNFKVLTLKHHTSKLSDFPDLQSLATFGFRGEALSSLCALGDLMVETRTKNEQVATLLTFDRSGLLLAERNTARQVGTTVTVKKLFSTLPVRSKEFHRNIRKEYGKLITLLNAYAVISKGVRIVCTNTAVRNAKSVVLKTQGSGSLKDNIITVFGMSTFTCLEPLKVCTSDGCTVEGFISKPGYGSGRNIGDRQYFFVNGRPVDMPKVGKLVNELYRGANSRQYPIAIMDFTIPPRAFDVNVTPDKRKIFLSDEGSILHSLREALEKIYSSNHASYAVNSFQEVSEEKHTSTHSQLEAFQFQSKQLLSDSDDTQEGDCIGELHKDGHYLKKPLKELKDTSVTGMLNDGNRSTEKHFSLRFHGKKKDNRSSRSPWKEVGGLITADGQALTPGSKDKSCIDNAHYVDHATIVQSSLTKFVTVNKRKHESMGTALSEVPLLRNRSTVCPSGEDNYLKDTTSLRSPDNPVKADKCDELTSDKSGSSKFTKIDRFLHQVKQSRTDTVLDQTNNLIRPGNSIQNGKFEEEHEVQMNELCVTESVLVNSTCNNIHDVSENMVDAVSFEQPASLTLDAPKASSDLKIGSTLQFSVNDLISRRKQRLSRLQLLNRTSQRMKTKIRDYAAATLELTESENEVAKEKALIAATSELERLFKKEDFTKMKVIGQFNLGFIIGRLDEDLFIIDQALEDGVIA